Below is a window of Gammaproteobacteria bacterium DNA.
GCCAGATACACGCCGACAGCCTCGGCATACGCCCTCGCGCCGGTGCCGCCTTCGCGTAGCGGGCGGTCGTCGTCCGACAGGCTCGCCGCTACCGCGTCCGCACGGATCCACTCCATAGCCTCGCCGACGAGGTCAGAGAAGGTGGTGAGCGCCACGAGTTGGCGATCTGTGAAGAGGTCGCGCCACCGCACCATTCCGTATTGCTGAACCCTGAATCCGAGGGCCTTGTCCGGGAGCCGCGTGTCTGGCACCCCGGTTGGGTCGGCGCGGCGGGCGATTTCCTCCATTTCCGTCGACGGTGGAAGGTAGACGCGGCCGCGGTCGCCAACGGCGACGATGGCCATCAGCCTACTGCCCATTCGGCCTGCTCTTGCCTCATCGCGAAGGTAGCTGAAGGGCATCGGGGCTCCCGACATCATGCAAAGAAACTCGCTGCCGCTGCCCCCGGACTTCGTTCCCTTTCTGGACTCGGCGATGTCGGGCGGGCGCCCTGAGCGGACGTTGAAGCGATACGCCGCCCCTTGGATGATCGGCTGGACGTACGCCTCCTTTCCCTTCTTCGTCGAGAGCAACCACGTGGAGGCGAGGGGCACCTCAACGTCGGCGAACGCCGGATTCGGACTCCGAACCGTACGCGCCCAGAGCCAAGCGATGACCGTCAGCCTCCGGCCCTCGTACGGCTTCAGGTCCGGCTGCTCGCTGACCATCGCGCGCGTCACCTCGATCTGCGGGTACAGATGCCCGATACGCCGCTCCGCTTCGTCGCGCATCCACTGCCCGTAGTGACGCACGTCCTCGGCCAGCCCTCGCCCGCCCTTCCATGACCGCTTGACCAGTTCACGCCCCGACCGAGAATTCGGGTTGACCGGTGACCTGCCCGCGAACTTCGGCGGGATCTCGATCATCGCTTTGTTGATCAGGACGGCCACCGGGTTCAGGTCGCTGGCATGGGAATCGAGCCCGAGCCGCTGTGCCTCCAGCGGAAGAGCTCCCCCGCCCGCGAACGGATCGTGGAAGGCAGGAAGCCGATCCGGGTTGAACAACTCCTGTGCCCGCGGATGATCGACGTTGTCC
It encodes the following:
- a CDS encoding DUF1156 domain-containing protein, producing MTVAPKLIEVALPLDAINAASRREKSIRHGHPSTLHLWWARRPLAAARAVIFAQMVDDPSANPEGFPTREAQEKERDRLFGILERLVRWENTTNEDLLAEARREILRSWRRTCRDNVDHPRAQELFNPDRLPAFHDPFAGGGALPLEAQRLGLDSHASDLNPVAVLINKAMIEIPPKFAGRSPVNPNSRSGRELVKRSWKGGRGLAEDVRHYGQWMRDEAERRIGHLYPQIEVTRAMVSEQPDLKPYEGRRLTVIAWLWARTVRSPNPAFADVEVPLASTWLLSTKKGKEAYVQPIIQGAAYRFNVRSGRPPDIAESRKGTKSGGSGSEFLCMMSGAPMPFSYLRDEARAGRMGSRLMAIVAVGDRGRVYLPPSTEMEEIARRADPTGVPDTRLPDKALGFRVQQYGMVRWRDLFTDRQLVALTTFSDLVGEAMEWIRADAVAASLSDDDRPLREGGTGARAYAEAVGVYLA